The Nicotiana tabacum cultivar K326 chromosome 14, ASM71507v2, whole genome shotgun sequence genome contains a region encoding:
- the LOC107793550 gene encoding protein PIN-LIKES 7, giving the protein MGFWTLFEVASMPILQVLLISILGALMATDYLKLLHSDARRSLNKIVFVIFTPSLMFASLAKTVTLDDIISWWFMPINIGLTFLVGGILGWLVVKILKPELHLEGLIIATCSAGNLGNLLLIVIPAICKEKGSPFGDHGICASVGLSYASFSMAVGGFYIWTYTYHLIRSSSVKFKALKAAEEDALKKPNKDFDASEKSHLLEGVAQDDLVVSISPTKYDPENQTKTCEKADMEPKKGEVLSWSKFLHKIVEELLAPPTVAAIIGLIFGSVTWLKNLIIGSAAPLRVIQDSVKLLGDGTIPCITLILGGNLTQGLRKAKVKPMIIITVVCVRYIFSPLVGILVLKGAGKLGFLAADPLYKFVLMIQYTLPPAMNIGTMTQLFDVAQEECSVLFLWTYLVAAFALTIWSTVFMWLLS; this is encoded by the exons ATGGGGTTTTGGACATTATTTGAGGTGGCATCCATGCCAATATTGCAAGTACTCCTCATAAGTATTTTAGGTGCTTTAATGGCCACTGATTATCTCAAGCTTCTTCACTCTGATGCCCGAAGATCTCTTAATAAA ATAGTGTTCGTGATATTTACGCCTTCCTTAATGTTTGCAAGTTTGGCAAAGACTGTCACCTTGGACGACATTATCTCATG GTGGTTTATGCCCATTAATATTGGGCTAACATTTCTAGTTGGAGGAATTCTTGGATGGTTAGTTGTGAAAATACTGAAGCCAGAGCTACATTTAGAGGGACTCATTATTGCTACATGCTCAGCAG GTAATTTGGGAAACCTTCTTTTGATAGTAATTCCAGCAATTTGTAAGGAGAAAGGTAGCCCGTTTGGTGATCATGGAATTTGTGCTTCTGTTGGTCTCTCTTATGCCTCTTTCTCTATGGCA gttgGCGGTTTCTACATATGGACTTACACATATCACCTAATAAGAAGCTCATCTGTGAAATTTAAAGCACTAAAAGCAGCTGAGGAAGATGCCTTAAAGAAACCAAATAAGGATTTTGATGCAAGTGAGAAATCTCACCTTCTTGAAGGAGTTGCCCAAGATGATCTTGTTGTTAGCATTTCACCAACAAAATATGACCCTGAAAATCAAACT AAAACATGTGAAAAAGCAGACATGGAACCAAAGAAAGGGGAAGTATTATCATGGAGTAAATTTTTGCACAAAATTGTGGAGGAGCTATTGGCACCTCCAACAGTTGCAGCA ATTATTGGACTTATATTTGGTTCAGTAACATGGTTGAAAAACCTGATTATTGGTAGTGCTGCTCCCCTTAGAGTTATCCAAGACTCTGTCAAATTACTTGG GGATGGGACCATTCCATGTATCACTCTTATACTAGGAGGAAACCTCACCCAAG GATTGAGGAAGGCAAAAGTGAAACCAATGATCATAATAACAGTTGTATGTGTGCGGTATATATTCAGTCCTCTAGTAGGAATTCTAGTTCTTAAAGGAGCTGGCAAACTAGGATTTCTTGCAGCAGATCCCCTTTACAAATTTGTATTAATGATTCAATACACATTGCCACCCGCCATGAATATCG GAACAATGACGCAACTATTTGACGTAGCACAAGAAGAGTGTTCAGTCCTTTTCTTGTGGACTTATTTGGTTGCAGCATTTGCACTCACTATTTGGTCCACCGTATTCATGTGGCTCTTGTCCTAA